In the Candidatus Eremiobacteraceae bacterium genome, GGAGCCGCCCGCCGATCCCACGACGATGAAGTGCCCGGAGTGCCTGAGCGAAATTCCGATCGGCGCAAAGCGCTGCGCGTTTTGCACAGCGCCTGTGGCTATTCCGGCATAAAAGAAAGGGACCGGCGCAAGTCCGGCCCCTCTCTGTTTCTCGACCTGAGACCTAATCCAGCGGCACCGGCACGGTCCGTCTCTGGTTATTCAAGTGGCTCACCGGTCGTAGCCCGAACGGGGTGAACCTGCGGGTGCCGAAGATATCCGGAACGCCGCTCTTGTTCGTGAATAGCGCCTCCTCGAAGAACTGTCCTGACGGTCGGTCAGCGCTGGCGAGAAACGCGTATGCGTTGCCGTTGACGATCGATGTGGCCACGTAGTCGCCCACCATTCTACCGAGGCTTGTGTTCGGCAGCCAGGTGAGCTTGATTGGTCCGGCCAGTTCGACTGGTGGAGCCCATGATGCGCCGCCATCGTGCGAGGAGATCATTGCGGCGTGGAGCTTGCACGTGAACTTGCCGCAGTTGACGTTCGGATAGTAGTAGTAGGTCAGCGCCAGGTGCGCGGAGCTGCCCTTTGTGTTCGGATCCACTGCGAATCCGGGGATGAAGTGATCTATTGTGCTGTTGAGAGGATCGATCGGGATCGGCGCCGCAGCCGACCATGTTGCGCCGTCTTTCGACGAGCTGAACACGATGTCGTTCGACGAACAATTCGTCCGGAAGCTGCAGTCCGCCCACACGACGTATACCCGGCCGGACCCGTCGATGCCGGCGCCGGGGAGAGTAAGCGCGCGTATGCCGCCATTGGGTCCGCGGAAGTTGACGTTTGCGACAAATACCGATGAACCCCAACTTGTGCCGCCGTCCGCCGAGGTGAACGCCTCAATCGCGACATTTCCAAAGGCCCAGAACGGGACTACGACGTTGCCATTGGGTTGCGGTTCCGGAAGTCCACCCTGGCCAACGGCACCGTCCGCGGAATTCTTCGCGGGCCCCCAGGTAAGACCGCCGTCCTTAGATGTGCTAAGGTTGACTTCGCCGGTCGACGTGGAGTCCCACTCAGCGTAGCAGTTCCCGAAATGCGGGCTATTCGACCAGTTATCGCAATTGATCCACGTCTTGTCCGAGTCGCCCAGATTCGGTCCCACCGACACCGGGTTGTGCCAACGCAGTCCATCGGTCGAACGGCTGATCACCATCGCCGGCCGTGGCCCGCCGGCCGCGATGAGCGGCAACGTCTCTATGAGCCAGACCCCGTGTTTGGCATCGTAGGTCACGGTCGGGTCGCTCGCGCGATCGAAGGGATCATGACTATTCGTATACTTCGTGATGCCCGGCAGGTTGCCGTACTCCCACGTCTTGCCGCCATCGATGGACGTCGCCCAGCTCACGTCCGAAGAGCCGCCATTCAAATTGAAACGGCCTGTCTGGTACGCGACGACGACGGTGTTTCCGAAGCCGTAGGATCCGGGTTCGACTTCGGTCTGATGTTGGCTTCCATGATTGACAAACGTGTCTTGGCTTATCTGGACGATCGGAGGCCCGTTGGGCGCGAGATTTGCGCGCGCTGTGATGCCGGCTGTTACGAGCGCCGCGGCAAGCGCGGAGCCAAGTACGAGTCGCCACCGCTTCGACGCGGATGGGGATGAAATGACCACGTCAACTCTCCTCTTAGTGGAATGCAAAGGGAGTAGGTTGCCAGTGCGTTCTAGAACGCCGTTGTCATATGCCTTGCGATGAAAAAAGTAGGGACCCAAGGCTTAGGCCGTTGGACCCAGGTGCGTCCAGCCGGCGCGCAGATGTTTACTGCGCTTCGCGCGCTGCCCATCGAGAGCGACTTGCGCCGGCAATCGCTCGCATCGTTGGCTCGTTTGTTCGGCTATCGGACACGTATTCGTCGCGGTAATGCTCTGTGGCGTCGACCCTTCCGGGCAGGATCTGAGGTGAAGGAAAACATCGAAGAACCGAGTCGAATGCTTCTTGCCAACTCGTCGAAAGCATCGGCGCTTCGACTCTCACGTGCTGGGCCGCAACTTTTCCCCCCACATCTTCGGCGAAGTTTCTGAAAGGCTCACTGGCCGGTCTCGCGCGCCCTAAAACCGTGCCGATCGTTCCATTGCGCGTTTGATAGCGATCCGAGTCTAGCCCATTGCCCCTCCGGCGTCACGGAGTCTCTTTTTCAACCGGTTAGGCAGACGTCAGATTTTCCGGCTTAATAGACCGGTGCCGGCGAACTTCAAATCGCGCAAACCCTAGTGAGCCTGGGCACGGCTCTCATCCTGGCCGTTCGTATCGGAGGCGAACTAACTCTTACTCACCGATCGACGGCCATGCCTACAAAAAAACCACCTTGATTGCCTGATACCGTGCCGATGGGTTTACCGCTCGGATAGGAATACTCGTCACCACCGTTTTGATCGGCGGTGAACCAATGATGATTCGATTTGTCAATAGCCATGTCTTCCGGTCGTGCGACTATCGGAAACTGCGACGGTTGTGGATTGGGGAGCTCGTACGTATCGGCAAAACCATTCAGGTCATTCATCAGCAAGTCGCCAGTGTCATCGATGGCTAAACCGTCGGCAAATTGAAACGGCGCTACTTTGACTTTTGTCTGACGGCCGCAAACACCGGCCGGGCACGTTAATGACCATATGGCTCCGCGCATTGTTTTCGAATCCTTGTCGTCATAATAGACAAGTCCATTCTTTCGAATTGTGACATCGACGCCAAAGAGATCATTTGTCATCGGGAAATTGTCTACGAATGTGCCGCCATTCGGTCCCCCGACCCACGTTGAGAGGGAACCGGCTTCTGTAATGTGCCCGCTCTCGTTCGATGCGATGACGGTACCATCTCTTGCAACCGCGACATCGAGAGGTAGTTGATCGCTCGGATCGGCGTACGTGTTGTACGGGCTCGTTTGACCTCTGTGAAATACCAGAATGTCGTGGACGTTTTGATTTGCAACATAGAGATCGTGGGTTCCGGACTCTACAAACATGCCAGACGGGTGGTCAAGACCTTCCGTTATTTGTCCGCACGGGGCCTGACCTGCGAACTTTCCAGAATAGATGGTGATAATTTGGTTGTAAACGTCTGACAAGTACTCGATGGAGCCAGTCGCGGGGCATGCATAGAAGCTCTTGAAGTGATGGGCAGTACGAGCCTTGACACCGAGCATGCCCATTGGGCCGAGAAGTGAAGACACACGCCCCACAGCGGAATACGCGATGCTTTGGCCCGACGCCGGCTTAGGCGCGATCGCAGAACCACCCGAGCACGCTGCGAGGGAAGCAATCGCCGCCGCCGCGCTGAAGGCTTGAATCGGCTTAAGAGTTCGCATAGTGGGTGGGATTAGGTCGGAGAATACGGGTTCCCTCGCCACGACGCTTGCCACGCCGTTATGGGCGCAGAGATTA is a window encoding:
- a CDS encoding sialidase family protein, whose translation is MVISSPSASKRWRLVLGSALAAALVTAGITARANLAPNGPPIVQISQDTFVNHGSQHQTEVEPGSYGFGNTVVVAYQTGRFNLNGGSSDVSWATSIDGGKTWEYGNLPGITKYTNSHDPFDRASDPTVTYDAKHGVWLIETLPLIAAGGPRPAMVISRSTDGLRWHNPVSVGPNLGDSDKTWINCDNWSNSPHFGNCYAEWDSTSTGEVNLSTSKDGGLTWGPAKNSADGAVGQGGLPEPQPNGNVVVPFWAFGNVAIEAFTSADGGTSWGSSVFVANVNFRGPNGGIRALTLPGAGIDGSGRVYVVWADCSFRTNCSSNDIVFSSSKDGATWSAAAPIPIDPLNSTIDHFIPGFAVDPNTKGSSAHLALTYYYYPNVNCGKFTCKLHAAMISSHDGGASWAPPVELAGPIKLTWLPNTSLGRMVGDYVATSIVNGNAYAFLASADRPSGQFFEEALFTNKSGVPDIFGTRRFTPFGLRPVSHLNNQRRTVPVPLD